One genomic region from Halobacteriovorax vibrionivorans encodes:
- a CDS encoding TIGR02530 family flagellar biosynthesis protein, which produces MGTKDISNFHIPNVSQVPGSKKVDLRNRLGNVGGNEAAQSEFKNLLNDQISNEKINRAHQIDQLAQTQAEHGIKLSTHAAKRLQERNIHVDSNEFFKLKDAFQKLQSKGGKDSLVITDKAAYIVDVPGKKVVTAIDKGSIESNVFTKIDSTVLV; this is translated from the coding sequence ATGGGAACTAAAGACATTTCAAATTTTCATATTCCAAATGTAAGCCAGGTCCCTGGTTCGAAGAAAGTTGATCTTCGTAACCGTCTTGGTAATGTTGGTGGAAACGAAGCGGCTCAATCTGAGTTTAAGAACTTATTAAACGATCAGATCTCAAACGAAAAGATTAATAGGGCCCACCAAATTGATCAGCTTGCACAAACTCAAGCTGAACATGGAATCAAGTTATCTACTCATGCAGCCAAGAGACTACAAGAGAGAAATATTCACGTTGATTCAAATGAATTTTTTAAGCTAAAGGATGCTTTCCAGAAACTTCAAAGTAAGGGTGGAAAAGATTCTTTAGTGATTACAGATAAAGCAGCTTATATCGTTGACGTACCAGGCAAGAAGGTTGTTACGGCTATCGATAAAGGAAGTATAGAGAGTAACGTTTTTACAAAAATTGATTCGACTGTATTGGTTTAA
- a CDS encoding Crp/Fnr family transcriptional regulator: MAQTQKQHKSGIVRFKAGEVLFNQNDPADSLYIIQKGQIRLYIPKGQGFVEIAILRAGEVIGEMAYFDEKGSRRSCSAAAIVPTDVVRVTFAAFDKTMQGLNPWFKTIVNTLADRLRKTNDRVKQLETNSVGFGKDGKVGEYVFFHTTDVLRILAGIYLSSKVHAQKGEDGAHRIHMNSIRYYLFDIFGVAEIKFEEMIELLKREGIIVMEADKDGQEKLVKIPDLDSLRLIVAYVNGEKVKTDDKKTKTTRKCNMILSRMKAQLLAKNVTSGKASVNLSAIIDELKEGQAIVNSGDLKPAIVSGIVEDILVDDQGNMTNMVNVDSLFKILPGLVFQDAWQRINEEKSGNSY; encoded by the coding sequence ATGGCCCAAACGCAAAAGCAACATAAATCTGGTATCGTACGTTTCAAAGCAGGTGAAGTTCTCTTCAACCAAAACGATCCAGCAGACTCACTCTACATTATTCAAAAAGGTCAAATTAGACTCTATATCCCAAAGGGACAGGGTTTTGTTGAAATTGCCATTCTTCGCGCAGGTGAAGTTATTGGTGAGATGGCATACTTTGATGAAAAGGGTTCTCGTCGTAGTTGTTCTGCTGCTGCGATAGTACCTACAGATGTTGTTCGTGTAACCTTTGCAGCATTTGATAAAACAATGCAAGGCCTAAATCCTTGGTTTAAAACAATCGTTAATACTCTTGCAGATCGATTAAGAAAAACAAATGATCGTGTTAAGCAACTTGAAACTAATTCTGTCGGTTTTGGAAAAGATGGAAAAGTCGGTGAGTATGTTTTCTTTCATACAACTGATGTATTGAGAATTCTTGCGGGAATTTATCTTTCTTCTAAAGTACATGCACAAAAGGGTGAAGACGGTGCACATCGAATTCATATGAATTCGATTCGCTACTACCTATTTGATATTTTTGGTGTTGCTGAGATTAAGTTTGAAGAAATGATAGAGCTTCTAAAGCGTGAGGGAATTATAGTGATGGAAGCTGATAAAGATGGCCAAGAAAAATTGGTGAAAATTCCTGATCTTGATTCATTAAGGCTTATTGTTGCTTATGTTAATGGTGAAAAAGTTAAAACAGATGATAAGAAAACTAAAACCACACGTAAGTGTAATATGATCCTTTCTCGTATGAAAGCCCAGCTTCTTGCTAAGAATGTGACAAGCGGAAAAGCTTCTGTAAATTTGAGTGCCATCATTGATGAATTAAAAGAAGGACAGGCCATTGTAAATTCAGGTGATCTAAAACCTGCCATTGTCTCTGGTATTGTGGAAGATATTCTTGTTGATGATCAAGGTAATATGACAAATATGGTAAATGTTGATTCACTTTTTAAGATACTTCCTGGTCTTGTTTTTCAAGATGCTTGGCAAAGAATTAATGAAGAGAAGTCAGGCAATAGTTACTAA
- a CDS encoding FliI/YscN family ATPase yields MNQNSPFESLDLEAIHKAYEYATPYQKVGKVCASKGMLYEVNLSRAVIGSNVEFVTEFGDRCLGEVVSIDGPKCLTMPYSEISGINSETKVFLKELVTKVNVGEQYLGRVIDFQGNPIDGKGPIKKSNEVRSIFGKPINPLERPPISQVLDTGVNAINAFMTAGKGQRLAIMAGSGVGKSVTLGMVAQKSSADVNVIALIGERGREVREFIEHDLGEEGLKKSIVVVATSDTSALIRMKAAYVATTFAEYFRDQNQDVLLMMDSITRFAMASREISLSAGDPPGQKGYTPTVFAQLPKLMERAGTKANAGSITGIYTVLVEGGDMDEPIADAVRGISDGHIILSRELASKNQFPAIDVLQSLSRVMNKVVTSEHRVVAGHMRDLMSAYRDNEDLINVGAYARGSNPKVDKAMIIIEQLNDLLKQMQGEDHYQTIEELYDSMVGLAKYAEEAYQSDDEE; encoded by the coding sequence ATGAATCAGAATAGTCCATTTGAATCGTTAGATTTAGAGGCCATTCACAAGGCCTATGAATATGCCACACCTTACCAAAAGGTAGGGAAGGTTTGTGCATCAAAAGGTATGCTATACGAAGTGAACCTTTCTCGTGCTGTTATTGGTTCTAATGTCGAATTCGTAACAGAGTTTGGTGATCGTTGTTTAGGAGAAGTTGTCTCTATTGATGGGCCAAAGTGTCTAACAATGCCTTATTCTGAAATCTCAGGTATCAATTCTGAAACAAAAGTATTTTTAAAAGAGCTTGTGACTAAAGTAAATGTCGGTGAGCAATATCTTGGTCGCGTTATTGATTTTCAAGGAAATCCTATTGACGGAAAAGGGCCAATTAAGAAATCAAATGAAGTAAGGTCAATCTTTGGGAAACCAATAAATCCGTTAGAGAGGCCACCTATTAGTCAAGTTCTTGATACAGGTGTTAATGCAATTAATGCATTTATGACAGCTGGAAAAGGACAACGCCTTGCCATTATGGCCGGTTCAGGTGTTGGTAAGTCTGTAACACTTGGTATGGTTGCACAAAAGTCTTCGGCCGATGTTAATGTCATTGCTCTAATTGGAGAACGTGGCCGTGAGGTACGTGAATTCATTGAACATGATTTAGGAGAGGAAGGTCTTAAAAAATCAATTGTTGTTGTTGCAACATCAGATACCTCAGCTCTTATTCGTATGAAAGCTGCATATGTCGCTACAACATTTGCTGAATACTTTAGAGATCAGAATCAAGATGTACTATTAATGATGGATTCAATTACACGTTTTGCGATGGCTTCTCGTGAAATCTCTTTAAGTGCTGGAGATCCTCCAGGTCAGAAAGGTTATACTCCAACAGTATTTGCTCAATTACCAAAACTAATGGAGCGTGCGGGAACGAAAGCTAATGCAGGATCAATCACTGGTATTTATACGGTACTTGTTGAAGGTGGAGATATGGATGAGCCAATTGCTGATGCTGTTCGTGGTATTAGTGATGGACACATTATTCTCTCTCGAGAACTTGCCTCCAAGAACCAATTCCCGGCAATTGATGTTCTCCAATCATTATCAAGGGTAATGAATAAAGTTGTGACAAGTGAGCATCGAGTTGTTGCGGGTCATATGCGTGATCTAATGTCTGCATACCGTGATAATGAAGACCTTATTAATGTTGGTGCCTACGCTAGAGGTTCAAACCCTAAAGTGGATAAGGCAATGATCATAATTGAACAATTAAATGATCTACTTAAACAAATGCAGGGTGAGGATCATTATCAAACGATCGAAGAACTTTATGATTCGATGGTAGGTTTAGCTAAATACGCTGAAGAAGCCTATCAGTCAGATGATGAGGAATAA
- a CDS encoding thiolase family protein: MSVYILSGARTPSGSFLSSLAQVKATQLGATAIESAVEKAGIAKDKVDEVFMGNVVQAGVGQAPARQAAIFAGLSEATPCTTINKVCGSGMKTIISGAQSIMTGDNQVVVAGGMENMSQAPHLLMNSRTGVAKFGAAEVKDAMQWDGLWDVYSDQPMGSCAEECTEKYNLSREAQDAYSIESFKRAQAAIEAGIFKDEIAPVTIKGRKGDTVVSEDEGPFKAKFDKIPALRPAFKKDGTITAANASTINDGAAAVVLAGEEYKDQADFKIVGWASHAQAPTWFTTAPIEAMKKNLEKTGLNISDIDVFEINEAFAAVPMAAMEELKIPHDKLNIYGSGVSLGHPIGTSGTRIVVTLMTAMKNKDAKYGLASICIGGGEALSLILEKIK; the protein is encoded by the coding sequence ATGAGTGTTTATATCCTTTCTGGAGCAAGAACTCCAAGTGGAAGCTTTTTAAGTTCGCTAGCACAAGTAAAAGCGACTCAGCTAGGTGCAACTGCAATTGAATCAGCAGTTGAGAAAGCTGGTATCGCAAAAGATAAAGTTGATGAAGTATTTATGGGTAACGTTGTTCAGGCCGGTGTGGGTCAAGCTCCTGCTCGCCAAGCTGCTATTTTTGCAGGACTAAGTGAAGCAACTCCATGTACGACAATTAATAAAGTATGCGGATCGGGAATGAAGACAATCATCTCTGGTGCTCAATCAATTATGACAGGTGATAACCAAGTTGTTGTTGCTGGTGGTATGGAAAATATGTCACAAGCTCCTCACTTATTAATGAACTCTAGAACTGGTGTTGCAAAGTTTGGTGCTGCAGAAGTTAAAGATGCTATGCAGTGGGATGGACTTTGGGATGTTTACTCTGACCAACCAATGGGAAGTTGTGCTGAAGAGTGTACAGAAAAGTATAACCTTTCAAGAGAAGCTCAAGATGCTTACTCAATTGAATCTTTTAAAAGAGCACAAGCTGCAATCGAAGCTGGAATCTTTAAAGATGAGATCGCTCCAGTAACAATTAAGGGCCGTAAAGGTGATACTGTTGTTTCTGAAGATGAAGGGCCATTTAAAGCAAAATTCGATAAGATTCCTGCTCTTAGGCCAGCATTCAAAAAAGATGGAACAATCACTGCTGCTAATGCTTCAACAATTAATGATGGAGCTGCCGCTGTTGTTCTTGCTGGTGAAGAATATAAGGACCAAGCTGATTTTAAAATCGTAGGTTGGGCATCACACGCTCAAGCACCAACTTGGTTTACAACTGCTCCAATTGAAGCAATGAAGAAGAATCTTGAAAAAACTGGATTAAATATCTCTGATATTGATGTATTTGAAATCAATGAAGCATTTGCTGCAGTTCCAATGGCCGCAATGGAAGAGCTGAAGATTCCACACGACAAACTTAATATTTATGGTTCAGGTGTTTCTCTTGGACACCCAATTGGAACTTCTGGAACACGTATTGTTGTGACACTTATGACAGCAATGAAAAATAAAGATGCAAAATACGGACTAGCTTCTATTTGCATTGGGGGCGGTGAAGCCTTATCATTAATACTAGAAAAAATTAAATAA
- a CDS encoding flagellar hook protein FlgE, translating into MSILRSFNIGVSGLSASGAGMNVVSDNISNAGTNGFKASRAEFQDVLAVSLKGIEGGDQFGAGTKLAHIKPMMTQGDVARTESITDLAIQGDGFFKVKAPFGNGFTRDGSMHFNKDGELVNSDGYKVLGFKSNEDGVLTNKEGEIKLGNTTIPAQATEKVKLSMNLDSRASVKEFDPNNPEETSNFSSSITVYDNVGTARLVTAYYNKTADNNWTYRIMADGADAQGGVAGTMVQMAEGQLVFNDKGQLQEEIETSNSFNFNKGARQDQKISFSWGESISEGGDGTDASTQYGSGSAVARHTQDGASAATLGSLSFNDDGILTAVYDNGETRDIAQIAIAKFDNNEGLFKMGKNLFKESKNSGQPAMGKPGEAGRGQVLSKSIELSNVDIASEFVNLMTSQRNFQANAKTISTADKMMQEIFRIKG; encoded by the coding sequence ATGAGTATTTTACGATCTTTTAACATTGGTGTATCTGGTTTAAGCGCTTCAGGAGCGGGAATGAACGTTGTTTCAGATAACATTTCAAACGCTGGAACAAATGGTTTCAAAGCTTCACGTGCAGAATTCCAAGATGTACTTGCCGTTTCTCTTAAAGGTATTGAGGGTGGTGACCAATTTGGTGCTGGTACAAAACTAGCTCACATTAAGCCAATGATGACTCAAGGTGATGTTGCAAGAACTGAGTCAATTACTGACCTTGCAATTCAAGGTGATGGTTTCTTTAAAGTTAAAGCTCCATTTGGAAATGGGTTTACAAGAGATGGATCAATGCACTTTAACAAAGACGGTGAGCTTGTTAATAGTGATGGTTATAAAGTTCTTGGTTTCAAATCTAATGAAGATGGTGTTCTAACAAACAAAGAAGGTGAGATCAAGCTTGGAAATACAACGATCCCAGCTCAAGCAACAGAGAAGGTTAAGCTTTCAATGAACCTAGACTCAAGAGCTTCAGTAAAAGAATTCGATCCAAATAATCCAGAGGAAACTTCAAACTTTTCTTCTTCAATTACAGTATACGATAATGTAGGTACAGCTCGTCTTGTAACTGCATACTATAATAAAACAGCAGATAACAACTGGACATATAGAATTATGGCAGACGGTGCGGATGCTCAAGGTGGTGTTGCTGGAACAATGGTACAAATGGCAGAAGGTCAACTTGTATTCAATGACAAAGGGCAATTACAAGAAGAAATCGAAACATCTAACTCTTTCAACTTTAATAAAGGTGCAAGACAAGATCAGAAAATTTCATTTTCATGGGGTGAATCAATCTCTGAAGGTGGAGATGGTACAGATGCTTCTACTCAGTATGGTTCTGGTTCAGCTGTTGCAAGACACACTCAAGATGGTGCTTCAGCAGCAACTCTTGGATCTCTATCATTCAACGATGATGGTATCCTTACAGCAGTTTATGATAATGGTGAAACAAGAGATATTGCTCAAATCGCTATTGCAAAATTTGATAATAATGAAGGTCTTTTCAAAATGGGGAAAAACCTTTTCAAAGAATCTAAAAACTCTGGTCAACCAGCAATGGGGAAACCAGGTGAAGCGGGACGTGGACAAGTTCTTTCAAAGTCGATTGAGCTTTCAAACGTTGATATCGCAAGTGAATTCGTTAATTTAATGACTTCTCAAAGAAACTTCCAAGCTAATGCGAAGACGATCTCAACTGCAGACAAAATGATGCAAGAGATCTTCAGAATCAAAGGCTAA
- a CDS encoding MotE family protein yields MKALLLSTLLVFSLNTKAEDKKIYTQEEFDKALDAAIEKKMKRIGRGKLVEFSQELLKKEQDLEQREKALKNQQNQIAVNQKELEGRIQEFKKYQTNFLSCLDKKDSDESKRVIHMVDVVSNMRPQTAADLLSQQDPSISIKILGELDPVKVSKIFNMMDKEISARLQKQYMTMKK; encoded by the coding sequence ATGAAAGCATTATTACTAAGTACTTTATTAGTTTTTTCATTAAATACAAAAGCTGAAGATAAAAAGATCTACACTCAAGAAGAGTTCGATAAAGCTCTTGATGCAGCTATTGAAAAGAAAATGAAAAGAATTGGACGTGGTAAGCTCGTTGAGTTTTCTCAAGAACTTCTCAAAAAAGAACAGGATCTTGAACAAAGAGAAAAGGCCTTAAAGAATCAACAGAATCAAATTGCTGTTAATCAGAAGGAGCTTGAAGGGCGTATTCAAGAGTTTAAAAAATACCAAACAAACTTCTTATCTTGTCTTGATAAGAAAGACTCAGATGAGAGTAAGCGTGTTATCCATATGGTTGATGTTGTTTCAAATATGAGACCACAAACAGCAGCTGATCTATTGTCACAACAAGACCCATCGATTTCGATAAAGATTTTAGGTGAACTTGATCCAGTTAAGGTATCGAAAATCTTTAATATGATGGATAAAGAGATCTCGGCACGTCTTCAAAAGCAATACATGACCATGAAGAAGTAG
- a CDS encoding flagellar hook assembly protein FlgD, with protein MPEIGKPQQRNSFSQVRMAPRQTSGNTNANANVGERLNRIAGNDVGEQKFVDAKEHNKMGQEGFLKLLSHQLTHQDPMKPMDQKQLSADLAQFSQLEQMTNMNQKLDNMGKNDPQELKFFGASFLGKEVLTRGSSVSYDGQSFSKDIPFFIDKEAKNVIVNIYDKNKQLIGKVEAENLGRGQHTLAWNGRQLDNTRAAKGDYRLEVWAFDKDMNKFKAETKSTGIVNGVDFENGETVFTLQNGNKVFLRDVDSFKLPNNGQLGKSATNSAALQKQMLKNYNNINESTNQ; from the coding sequence ATGCCAGAAATTGGAAAACCACAACAGAGAAATTCATTTTCACAGGTGCGAATGGCCCCACGCCAGACTTCTGGTAATACAAATGCCAACGCAAATGTAGGTGAGCGTCTTAACCGCATAGCCGGAAATGATGTTGGTGAACAAAAATTCGTTGATGCAAAAGAACACAATAAAATGGGACAAGAAGGTTTCCTAAAACTTCTTTCTCATCAGTTAACACATCAAGATCCGATGAAGCCGATGGATCAAAAACAACTTTCAGCTGACCTTGCACAATTCTCTCAATTAGAGCAGATGACAAATATGAATCAAAAGCTTGATAATATGGGTAAGAATGACCCACAGGAGCTAAAGTTTTTTGGTGCAAGTTTTCTTGGTAAAGAAGTTTTAACAAGAGGTTCCTCTGTTAGTTATGATGGGCAGTCTTTTTCAAAAGATATCCCTTTCTTTATCGACAAAGAAGCAAAGAATGTAATCGTAAATATTTACGATAAAAATAAACAACTCATTGGAAAAGTTGAAGCTGAAAATCTTGGAAGAGGACAACACACTCTTGCATGGAATGGCCGTCAACTTGATAATACCAGAGCAGCTAAAGGCGACTATCGTCTTGAAGTTTGGGCCTTTGATAAGGACATGAATAAATTTAAAGCTGAAACTAAATCGACTGGTATTGTAAACGGTGTTGATTTTGAAAATGGTGAGACTGTTTTTACATTACAAAATGGAAATAAAGTTTTTCTTCGTGACGTAGATAGCTTTAAGCTCCCTAATAATGGGCAGCTTGGTAAAAGTGCTACAAATTCTGCCGCGTTGCAAAAACAAATGTTAAAAAATTATAATAATATTAACGAATCCACTAACCAATAA
- a CDS encoding FliH/SctL family protein → MTTEVKDYQFQSFSQKPMNSEVEDFEFQDFEGMSVREIEEKQKVIRVERQQARETGFDLNPIVHEARGIRAQEDSDFEQAVREEVEKRIQQVKEEAYREGLELGKEEGRKEVREELSASAEEKILLLNDMVSEVLSSRIKLLSAQKMQTYNLLRTIAKWVVLKELKDDGEYIVRLLEKLIVEAQTRDNLLIRVNEKHFEQMPEVLEVVQEKVGELKNARVEIDFDIEAPGIIVESSNGIVNGSLKTQLESLDKLFEAVGLASEEVDSDESE, encoded by the coding sequence ATGACCACAGAAGTAAAAGACTATCAATTTCAATCATTTTCTCAGAAACCGATGAATTCGGAAGTTGAGGACTTTGAGTTCCAAGATTTTGAGGGAATGTCTGTACGTGAGATCGAAGAGAAGCAAAAGGTCATTCGCGTTGAAAGACAGCAAGCAAGAGAGACAGGTTTCGACCTTAATCCTATTGTTCATGAAGCACGTGGTATTAGAGCGCAAGAAGATAGTGACTTTGAGCAGGCCGTTAGAGAAGAAGTTGAAAAACGTATTCAACAAGTAAAAGAAGAAGCATATAGAGAAGGACTTGAGCTAGGAAAGGAAGAAGGTCGCAAAGAAGTAAGAGAAGAATTATCAGCTAGTGCTGAAGAAAAAATCTTGCTTTTAAATGATATGGTTTCTGAAGTCTTAAGTTCTCGAATTAAGTTACTATCTGCCCAAAAGATGCAAACTTATAATCTATTAAGAACAATTGCAAAATGGGTTGTTTTAAAAGAACTCAAGGATGATGGAGAATATATTGTCCGTTTACTTGAGAAGCTTATTGTCGAGGCCCAAACTCGAGATAACCTACTTATACGTGTTAATGAAAAACACTTTGAGCAAATGCCTGAGGTATTAGAAGTTGTTCAGGAAAAAGTAGGAGAGCTTAAAAATGCCCGTGTTGAAATTGACTTTGATATTGAAGCACCGGGGATCATTGTCGAGTCTTCTAATGGAATTGTTAATGGAAGTCTCAAAACTCAATTAGAGAGTCTTGATAAGTTGTTTGAAGCCGTAGGGCTTGCAAGCGAAGAGGTTGACTCAGATGAATCAGAATAG
- a CDS encoding flagellar FliJ family protein has translation MRRKKFKLDGLLKLREFNEQRVKLELGQINSEKGRLLEKIAKCKQDIEETYKAQEAFLETYTPGRNAQFFPMFIQSKREEIKVLENQLHAVDRAYQEKIKELSVAKGEVKVIDNLKQDFETKQNKEIEKKRQEAIDELMMAKRHSKKLAGEL, from the coding sequence ATGCGTCGTAAGAAGTTTAAATTAGATGGACTATTAAAACTACGAGAGTTCAACGAGCAAAGAGTTAAGCTTGAACTAGGGCAGATTAATAGTGAAAAAGGAAGACTTCTTGAAAAGATTGCTAAATGTAAGCAGGATATTGAAGAAACCTATAAAGCTCAAGAAGCTTTTTTAGAAACATATACTCCTGGTAGAAATGCACAATTCTTCCCAATGTTTATTCAGTCAAAAAGAGAAGAAATTAAAGTGTTAGAAAACCAGCTTCACGCTGTTGATAGAGCTTACCAAGAAAAGATTAAAGAGCTATCAGTTGCAAAAGGTGAAGTTAAAGTTATTGATAATTTAAAACAAGACTTTGAAACAAAACAAAATAAAGAAATCGAAAAGAAACGCCAAGAGGCCATTGATGAATTAATGATGGCCAAAAGACACTCTAAGAAATTGGCCGGAGAACTATAA